A genomic stretch from Penicillium digitatum chromosome 4, complete sequence includes:
- a CDS encoding putative lysosomal cobalamin transporter, translated as MILLQTSLIWVVYGAVVAILLAVASVFIYVYQNPRDRSPSVTVTCIISIASLLATVLLLPVDVALVSSTTSSKLGQRKDWATQDLVDRITYSLTIIYYLLYSLDALLCLLVIPFTYFWYEECDEVATEEGAQTLGQRLWGALKYTLSFVVVVMILFLVGFFVPMSQGKNAMDLDYFRHLLTENHGERALTFALGLLMTIGLCFYVLYTSVGLALLPISLIKTAPSISSATLRASTTQKLNINQERQRQLEGRCAGDPELLSSKDRRELDTLVREERTLIRRQRLAEESQGEGRSRLIRAWYKIGAAFRPFKLLGGILLLFIAFITWVSMLLTVIDKAKNSICKHRCGYILVHVNIFNPVNWALVKSARFFPIDYAIFTALVMLFFCSSVLGIAVVRIRFLWINIFQIRKGHTSPQALLLATAMLMLIILALNYSISMVVAPQYATFGQQTFCDRAPGTFIGKPDCSNSQELIKPCSELAKNPVAQQVCTPSVVSTFLNRVTLNYPFFGVVFFWAQFVFLGLYLVVFVTSLLRSPQLDEAQLDEDAEEAEEEGLLANTGRRFNASWQDIIGRATRSERPQG; from the exons ATGATACTCCTTCAGACTTCCCTCATCTGGGTTGTGTATGGGGCGGTGGTAGCTATTCTACTGGCAGTGGCGTCAGTGTTTATCTATGTCTACCAAAATCCTCGGGACCGTTCTCCTTCAGTCACTGTGACTTGCATTATCTCCATTGCTAGTCTTCTCGCAACAGTGCTCTTGCTGCCTGTCGATGTCGCTTTGGTATCATCGACCACTTCGTCCAAATTAGGCCAGCGAAAGGACTGGGCAACACAGGATTTGGTGGACAGAATCACTTATTCTTTGACTATCATCTATTATCTTCTCTACTCGTTGGATGCCCTGCTCTGTCTCCTCGTCATCCCCTTCACATATTTCTGGTATGAGGAATGTGACGAGGTTGCGACCGAGGAAGGGGCCCAAACTCTCGGCCAACGGCTTTGGGGTGCCCTGAAATACACACTCTCATTCGTTGTAGTTGTCATGATCTTGTTCCTTGTTGGTTTTTTCGTCCCGATGTCACAGGGAAAGAATGCCATGGATCTAGATTACTTCAGGCATTTACTGACTGAAAACC ATGGCGAGCGTGCTCTCACTTTTGCCCTTGGTCTGTTGATGACGATTGGGCTCTGTTTTTATGTCTTGTACACATCCGTGGGACTGGCCCTTCTGCCAATCAGCTTGATCAAGACTGCACCATCAATCTCTAGTGCCACCCTGCGAGCGAGCACTACACAGAAACTCAACATAAACCAAGAGCGGCAACGGCAGCTCGAGGGACGATGTGCCGgagatcctgagcttctgTCCTCTAAGGACCGCCGAGAACTAGATACACTAGTGCGTGAAGAGAGGACCCTAATTCGGCGTCAACGTCTAGCAGAAGAATCCCAAGGCGAAGGACGCAGCCGGTTGATAAGGGCATGGTACAAAATCGGGGCAGCGTTTCGGCCATTCAAGCTCTTGGGAGGCATCTTGCTGCTATTCATTGCTTTCATCACGTGGGTTTCCATGCTCTTGACGGTAATTGACAAAGCCAAGAACTCGATTTGCAAGCATCGTTGTGGATACATCCTCGTACATGTTAACATCTTTAACCCCGTCAACTGGGCACTTGTTAAATCCGCCAGGTTTTTCCCCATCGATTATGCTATTTTTACTGCGCTTGTAATGCTATTTTTCTGCAGTTCTGTGCTTGGAATCGCTGTTGTCAGAATCCGCTTCCTATGGATTAATATTTTCCAAATCAGAAAAGGCCACACATCTCCCCAGGCTCTGCTCCTAGCGACTGCCATGTTGATGCTGATCATTTTAGCGCTGAATTATTCTATTTCGATGGTAGTCGCCCCCCAGTATGCCACATTCGGCCAACAGACATTCTGTGATCGTGCCCCGGGAACCTTCATCGGAAAGCCAGATTGCTCAAACAGCCAAGAACTTATCAAGCCATGCTCAGAGCTGGCAAAGAACCCTGTTGCGCAGCAAGTTTGCACACCCAGTGTTGTGAGCACCTTCTTGAACCGGGTCACCCTGAACTACCCATTCTTTGGAGTGGTGTTCTTCTGGGCTCAGTTCGTCTTTCTAG GCTTATATCTGGTTGTCTTTGTTACTTCTCTTCTCCGTTCACCTCAGCTGGACGAAGCGCAACTCGATGAAGATGCAGAAGAAGCCGAGGAGGAAGGCTTACTGGCCAATACCGGCAGACGTTTCAATGCCAGCTGGCAAGACATCATAGGGAGAGCTACCCGGAGTGAACGCCCTCAAGGCTAA
- a CDS encoding Zip-domain-containing protein: protein MSCSICSRAPHSRLSFYCPTCARNQLYQLRIDSTQVLLEKEALGKQIEVAVTCGSPWDRPSSHRQELVDTSKACSSRWVLQTIDTRHAVSLTKRELVTHQLEVLKLEVEAKKARIIKQKEALARRQSDAESAKFQLEERETGILAGVQNSSKRVEHVWHSLHSKTAESRIYLCREVANLYGLRKATKKGQRRETYVLGCGFIVDLRDMNGTPQEQISTSFSNIAHLLIIVSHYLSLKLPAEITLPHKNYPVPTIYTPSASYRSRDGHDGADFQSSSSPAASRTVDPRNHTPRPRPLSIDKPLPRLAKEDPAAYAFFLEGATLLAWNVAWLCRTQGINLSSDSWEEVCDIGKSLWQLLVAPPAHPSTLMRAFAGRDTQTQIKSAKDTPRTTIQRTTSFPMLGHYSHGTAHSFLGASEGVEFMRMWKLPTPTKIVDKLKSNLLGEMASAEWELLEEIEWDDAAMKSPRPSAAQNPKVFIPSQSGTVETDRSLKTRSRRTPGHEDGSSPRLGAQQIRDDNKMQNAQDWQTANDSTSDLKRAFSAISEIPDTLLRAELLRRDGASDDTSACGSKQRGDYNTPLHVMALFLILGLSTFACSFPVLARRFPRLPIPRRFLFISRHFGTGVLIATAFVHLLPTAFVSLTDPCLPRFWSQTYRAMPGFVAMISVFAVVIVEMFFAMKGAKHVHGSEYDNLIGEVERDSRSDGEISDVDYSGLEARRVSDNINLDSMGHNSKLRTTRPFGSFHEPDRLHLADSSLDKEDDGDDLDGLDDYMDDDGLINGQAAHSAQPRPVRRHRPRLLQCLLLEAGILFHSIFIGMALSVATGTSFVVLLIAISFHQTFEGFALGSRIASLIPDLFAPNSTKPWLMSLAYGTTTPLGQAIGLVLHNLYDPASATGLLMVGITNAISSGLLLFAGLVELLAEDFLSESSYETLKGRRRVEACVSVACGALLMAFVGAFA, encoded by the exons ATGAGCTGTTCAATATGCTCACGTGCCCCTCATTCCCGCCTTTCTTTCTACTGTCCGACATGCGCACGCAACCAGCTATATCAACTACGAATCGACAGCACCCAAGTTCTTCTGGAGAAAGAAGCACTTGGAAAGCAAATAGAGGTCGCTGTTACCTGCGGCAGCCCCTGGGATAGGCCCTCTTCACATAGACAAGAGCTGGTCGATACGAGTAAAGCCTGCTCTTCTCGCTGGGTCCTCCAAACGATAGACACTCGACATGCAGTGTCTTTGACAAAGAGGGAATTGGTTACCCATCAGCTTGAGGTTTTGAAGTTAGAGGTTGAAGCTAAAAAGGCAAGGATCATCAAGCAAAAAGAGGCTCTAGCACGCAGACAGTCAGATGCAGAATCTGCCAAATTTCAATTGGAAGAGCGGGAAACTGGAATCCTGGCGGGTGTTCAAAATTCCAGCAAGCGGGTAGAGCACGTTTGGCACTCGCTCCATAGCAAAACGGCTGAGTCACGTATTTATCTTTGTCGAGAAGTCGCCAATCTCTATGGCCTGCGGAAGGCTACGAAGAAGGGCCAACGTCGGGAGACATATGTTCTTGGGTGTGGTTTTATTGTTGACTTGAGGGATATGAATG GTACTCCGCAAGAACAGATATCCACGTCTTTTTCTAATATCGCCCATCTTCTGATCATTGTGTCCCACTATCTCTCCTTGAAACTTCCCGCCGAAATTACGCTGCCCCACAAAAATTATCCCGTGCCCACAATCTATACCCCTTCAGCATCATATCGCTCGCGTGACGGTCATGATGGAGCTGACTTCCAGTCTTCGTCGAGTCCAGCTGCATCAAGGACGGTTGACCCGCGCAACCATACACCACGTCCGCGACCTCTTTCCATTGATAAGCCTCTACCCCGGTTGGCGAAGGAGGATCCCGCAGCATACGCCTTCTTTCTTGAAGGAGCAACCCTCCTGGCATGGAACGTTGCATGGTTATGTCGAACTCAAGGGATAAACCTCTCATCGGATTCTTGGGAGGAAGTCTGCGATATTGGGAAAAGCTTGTGGCAACTGCTAGTTGCTCCGCCAGCCCATCCTTCAACTCTGATGCGAGCTTTTGCCGGCCGAGACACGCAGACACAAATTAAATCTGCCAAAGACACTCCTAGAACCACGATTCAGCGGACAACATCTTTTCCCATGTTGGGTCATTATTCTCATGGCACAGCACATTCTTTCCTGGGAGCATCAGAAGGTGTTGAATTCATGCGAATGTGGAAACTTCCAACCCCAACCAAGATTGTGGATAAATTGAAGTCCAATCTTCTTGGGGAAATGGCCAGTGCAGAATGGGAATTGTTAGAAGAAATAGAGTGGGACGATGCGGCCATGAAGTCTCCTCGGCCATCTGCTGCGCAAAACCCCAAGGTCTTTATCCCCTCTCAATCCGGAACGGTGGAAACAGACAGGAGTTTAAAGACACGTTCTAGGAGGACACCAGGCCATGAGGATGGTTCTTCCCCGCGACTCGGAG CTCAACAGATTCGAGACGACAACAAAATGCAGAATGCCCAAGACTGGCAGACTGCAAATGATTCAACTTCAG ACTTGAAGCGTGCGTTTTCCGCAATTTCAGAAATTCCCGATACCCTCTTGCGAGCAGAACTTCTTCGGCGGGATGGAGCTTCAGACGATACATCTGCATGCGGATCCAAACAGCGGGGGGATTATAACACCCCGTTACATGTTATGGCACTGTTCCTCATTCTTGGGCTGAGTACATTCG CTTGCTCTTTTCCGGTTCTAGCGCGCCGTTTCCCTCGTCTCCCGATTCCCCGTCGGTTCCTCTTTATCTCGAGACATTTTGGAACGGGCGTTTTGATTGCGACGGCATTCGTTCATCTGCTCCCCACAGCATTTGTCTCTCTGACAGATCCATGTCTCCCTCGATTTTGGAGTCAAACATACCGTGCTATGCCAGGGTTTGTTGCAATGATATCGGTCTTTGCAGTCGTTATTGTGGAAATGTTCTTTGCAATGAAAGGCGCAAAGCACGTGCACGGAAGCGAATATGATAATCTCATTGGCGAGGTTGAGCGTGACTCGAGAAGCGATGGGGAAATTTCAGATGTCGACTATTCGGGGCTAGAGGCCCGGCGGGTTTCAGATAATATCAATCTAGACAGCATGGGGCACAACTCCAAGTTGAGGACGACGAGACCTTTCGGCTCGTTCCATGAACCGGACCGTCTTCACCTGGCGGACTCATCGCTAGATAAAGAAGACGACGGGGATGACCTTGATGGACTGGATGACTACATGGATGACGACGGACTAATCAATGGGCAGGCTGCGCATTCTGCGCAGCCACGGCCTGTCCGCCGGCATCGACCCCGT CTTCTGCAATGCCTCCTCTTGGAAGCTGGCATTTTGTTTCACAGCATCTTCATCGGCATGGCGCTTAGTGTTGCAACTGGTACTTCCTTTGTCGTCCTGCTAATTGCGATCAGTTTTCATCAGACCTTTGAAGGTTTCGCCCTGGGGTCTCGGATTGCATCGCTTATACCGGATCTCTTCGCTCCAAATTCCACGAAACCATGGCTAATGTCACTGGCATACGGAACGACAACTCCCCTTGGCCAAGCTATCGGTTTGGTTCTACACAATCTCTACGATCCTGCCAGCGCAACAGGTCTGCTGATGGTGGGCATCACCAATGCCATTAGCAGCGGTCTTTTGCTGTTTGCGGGTCTGGTGGAACTCCTCGCCGAGGATTTCTTGAGCGAGTCGAGTTATGAGACTCTCAAGGGCAGACGACGTGTTGAGGCTTGTGTGTCTGTTGCCTGTGGTGCTCTTCTCATGGCATTTGTTGGAGCTTTTGCTTGA
- a CDS encoding U5 snRNP component Snu114, putative, giving the protein MDDLYDEFGNYIGDAESDEEHHENVQPQAFKFDEAFDEEEEVEESNDQQLMEIDEGPSNAVILHEDKQYYPSAQQVYGEDVETMVQEEDAQPLSEPIIAPVQQKKFAIAEAELPPVHFSREFMSDLLKFPAQTRNVAIVGHLHHGKTAFVDMLVKQTHDLVERLEKRTGRKREEQLRYTDVHFLERERGLSIKSAPMSLVLPSTKGKSHLLNLLDTPGHVNFVDEVAASIRLADGVVLVVDVVEGVQANTEQIIKHAVLEDLPLTLVVNKMDRLILELKLPPNDAYFKLKHVIEEVNTIIENILPGQGERRRLSPEKGNVGFASSLMNWFFTLPSFARMYADNYPSLDSIEFAARLWGDIFYNPRSRKFTRKGVEENAKRSFVKFVLEPIYKLYSHTLSESPEDLKQTLASVGVNLKPSQLKTDAKELLSLVCEKFFGPATGFVDMVIQHVPSPVEGAQRVLERYYTGPVDTKVGASMVACDQDGPLVIHVTKLFSSTDAGSFYSFGRIMSGTARPGQQVRVLGEGYTPEDEEDMVVATISDTWIAETRYNIPTNGVPAGNWVLLGGVDNSIVKTATLMPLKLEDNEEAYIFRPIRHMTESVFKVAVEPVNPSELPKMLDGLRKINKSYPLISTKVEESGEHVVLGTGELYMDCVLHDLRKLYSEMEIKVSDPVTRFCETVVETSAIMCYSITPNKKNKITMIAEPLDDGIAEDIESGKVSIKDPIRKVARYFEDNYDWDKLAARSIWAFGPDEMGPNILQDDTLPSQVDKKLLGTVRDSITQGFSWGTREGPLCEEPIRNTKFRLTDVSLADQAIYRGGGQIIPTARRAVYSSFLMASPRLMEPIYSVTMTGPADSVASVYTVLSRRRGHVLSDGPIAGTPLYSVRGLIPVIDSFGFETDLRIHTQGQAMVNLAFDKWSVVPGDPLDRDVKLKPLEMAPAMATARDFVLKTRRRKGLAEDVTVSKFLEPELWKGLKESGVLDS; this is encoded by the exons ATGGATGATCTCTATGACGa GTTTGGTAACTACATTGGCGATGCGGAATCCGACGAGGAGCATCATGAAAATGTCCAACCTCAAGCCTTTAAGTTCGATGAGGCTttcgatgaagaagaagaagtagagGAATCTAATGACCAACAATTGATGGAAATCGACG AGGGTCCTTCGAATGCGGTCATACTGCATGAAGACAAGCAATACTACCCCAGCGCACAACAAGTCTACGGCGAAGATGTCGAAACTATGGTCCAGGAGGAAGATGCCCAGCCATTATCAGAACCCATCATTGCCCCCGTCCAGCAGAAGAAATTTGCGATTGCAGAGGCCGAACTCCCACCTGTACACTTCTCTCGGGAGTTCATGTCCGATCTCCTGAAATTCCCAGCACAGACAAGGAACGTTGCAATCGTTGGTCATCTGCACCATGGAAAGACTGCTTTTGTGGATATGCTGGTCAAACAGACGCACGACCTAGTGGAACGGCTGGAGAAGCGCACAGGgcgaaagagagaagagcaACTGCGATACACTGATGTTCATTTCCTAGAGAGAGAACGCGGTCTCTCAATCAAGTCGGCGCCGATGAGTCTCGTTCTCCCAAGCACCAAAGGCAAATCTCACCTGCTCAACCTCCTTGATACCCCCGGGCATGTGAATTTTGTAGATGAGGTAGCTGCCTCTATCCGCCTAGCCGATGGTGTAGTACTGGTTGTGGATGTTGTTGAAGGTGTTCAGGCGAACACCGAGCAAATTATCAAGCATGCGGTATTGGAAGATCTCCCCTTGACCTTGGTTGTTAACAAGATGGATCGGCTCATTCTCGAGCTCAAACTTCCTCCCAATGATGCTTATTTCAAACTGAAGCATGTGATCGAAGAGGTCAATACGATTATCGAGAACATTTTGCCAGGGCAAGGCGAACGACGACGACTGAGCCCAGAGAAGGGCAATGTTGGATTTGCATCAAGCTTGATGAATTGGTTTTTCACATTGCCTTCATTTGCCCGGATGTACGCGGACAATTACCCGAGCTTGGACTCGATAGAATTTGCCGCGCGACTTTGGGGTGACATCTTCTACAATCCCCGTAGTCGAAAGTTCACTCGCAAAGGAGTGGAGGAGAACGCAAAGCGATCTTTCGTCAAGTTTGTCTTGGAGCCGATCTACAAGCTCTACTCTCATACACTAAGCGAGAGTCCTGAGGATTTGAAACAGACTCTGGCTAGCGTCGGCGTCAATTTGAAACCATCTCAGCTCAAGACCGATGCCAAGGAGCTGCTAAGTCTGGTTTGCGAGAAATTCTTTGGACCAGCCACTGGTTTTGTGGACATGGTTATTCAACACGTTCCTTCCCCGGTGGAAGGTGCCCAGAGAGTACTGGAGCGATACTACACTGGGCCTGTGGATACCAAGGTTGGGGCCTCAATGGTCGCTTGTGATCAAGACGGGCCTCTGGTTATCCATGTTACCAAACTGTTCAGCAGTACCGATGCCGGAAGCTTCTACTCCTTTGGAAGAATTATGAGTGGCACAGCGCGGCCTGGTCAGCAGGTCCGTGTTCTCGGCGAGGGCTACACgccagaagatgaagaagacatGGTTGTAGCAACCATCTCCGACACATGGATTGCGGAAACGCGCTACAACATCCCGACCAACGGTGTCCCCGCAGGAAACTGGGTTTTATTGGGTGGCGTCGACAACTCCATTGTCAAGACTGCGACGTTGATGCCCCTGAAGCTTGAAGACAACGAGGAGGCGTATATCTTCCGACCGATTCGGCATATGACTGAATCAGTGTTTAAGGTCGCCGTTGAGCCGGTCAATCCATCAGAACTTCCCAAAATGTTGGATGGATTGCggaaaatcaacaagagCTACCCCCTCATCTCTACCAAGGTTGAGGAGTCTGGCGAGCATGTGGTTCTAGGAACCGGCGAGCTTTACATGGACTGTGTGCTCCATGACCTCCGAAAACTTTACTCAGAGATGGAGATCAAGGTCTCCGACCCCGTGACACGCTTCTGTGAGACCGTGGTGGAAACCTCTGCCATCATGTGTTACTCAATCACTCCGAATAAGAAGAATAAAATCACCATGATTGCGGAGCCTTTAGATGATGGGATTGCCGAGGATATTGAAAGTGGCAAGGTCAGCATCAAGGACCCTATTCGGAAGGTTGCTCGATACTTCGAGGACAATTACGATTGGGATAAGCTTGCAGCGCGAAGCATCTGGGCGTTCGGACCAGATGAAATGGGTCCCAATATTCTCCAAGATGACACTTTACCCTCTCAAGTGGATAAGAAGCTTCTCGGTACTGTTAGGGACTCTATCACTCAAGGCTTCAGCTGGGGTACACGGGAAGGCCCTCTTTGCGAAGAAC CCATTCGAAACACAAAGTTCAGGCTCACCGACGTGTCCCTGGCCGACCAAGCTATCTACCGCGGGGGAGGCCAGATCATCCCTACAGCCCGCCGCGCTGTATACTCGTCGTTCCTTATGGCATCTCCGCGTCTCATGGAGCCGATCTATTCTGTCACAATGACGGGACCTGCAGACTCCGTAGCCTCAGTGTACACAGTCTTGTCCCGCCGAAGAGGTCACGTTCTGTCAGACGGCCCCATTGCGGGGACGCCCCTTTACTCCGTACGTGGTTTGATCCCAGTGATTGACTCGTTTGGATTTGAGACCGATCTCCGAATTCACACACAAGGTCAAGCTATGGTAAACCTTGCGTTTGATAAGTGGAGTGTAGTTCCTGGGGATCCCCTGGACCGTGATGTCAAGCTCAAGCCCTTGGAGATGGCCCCTGCCATGGCCACGGCTCGGGACTTTGTCTTGAAAACACGGAGACGCAAGGGTTTGGCTGAAGATGTTACTGTGAGTAAATTTTTGGAGCCAGAGCTTTGGAAGGGTTTGAAGGAAAGTGGTGTGCTGGACTCATGA
- a CDS encoding Acetyl-CoA acetyltransferase, putative: MSSLPPVYIVSTARTPVGSFLGSLSSLTAPQLGAHAIKAAVERAEGINASDVEEVFFGNVLSAGVGQNPARQCAIGAGLSDSTICTTVNKVCASGLKAIILGAQTIMTGNADIVVAGGTESMSNTPHYLQTSRSGTKFGSQTLVDGIQKDGLTDAYGKQDLMGLAAEECAEEHGFNRAQQDDYAIRSYEKAQAAQKAGAFDYEIAPVEIPGFRGKPGVTISQDDEPKNLNPEKLRAIKPAFIPGTGTVTAPNSSPLNDGSAAVVLVSEAKVKELGLKPIAKILGWGDAAHKPSKFTTAPALAIPKALKHAGVTQDSIDAFEINEAFSVVALANLKLLGLSEDKVNIHGGAVAIGHPLGASGARIVSTLLGVLSAKGGKLGCVGICNGGGGASALVLESI; encoded by the exons atgtcttctcttcctcccgTTTACATTGTTTCTACAGCCCGTACTCCCGTCGGCTCGTTCCTGGG CTCCCTCTCCAGCTTGACTGCTCCCCAGCTTGGTGCCCATGCCATCAAGG CGGCCGTCGAGCGGGCTGAGGGTATCAATGCCTCTGATGTCGAAGAGGTCTTCTTCGGTAACGTCTTGTCTGCTGG CGTTGGACAGAACCCTGCTAGACAGTGTGCCATCGGTGCTGGCCTTAGCGATTCTACCATCTGCACCACTGTCAACAAGGTCTGCGCTTCTGGCCTGAAGGCCATCATTCTCGGTGCCCAGACTATCATGACCGGAAATGCCGATATCGTTGTCGCCGGTGGAACTGAGTCCATGTCGAACACCCCTCACTACCTACAAACCTCCCGCAGCGGTACCAAGTTCGGCAGCCAGACCCTGGTTGACGGTATCCAGAAGGATGGGTTAACTGATGCCTATGGCAAGCAGGATCTCATGGGCCTTGCGGCCGAGGAGTGCGCCGAGGAGCACGGCTTCAACCGTGCCCAGCAGGATGACTATGCTATACGCAGCTATGAGAAGGCCCAGGCTGCCCAAAAGGCCGGTGCTTTCGACTACGAGATTGCCCCTGTTGAGATCCCCGGTTTCCGTGGCAAGCCTGGTGTGACTATTTCCCAGGATGATGAGCCTAAGAAC CTCAACCCTGAGAAGCTCCGCGCCATCAAGCCTGCCTTCATCCCCGGCACTGGAACCGTGACCGCCCCCAACTCTTCGCCCCTGAACGACGGCTCCGCCGCCGTTGTCTTGGTTTCCGAGGCTAAGGTGAAGGAGCTCGGCCTCAAGCCTATCGCCAAGATCCTCGGTTGGGGTGATGCTGCGCACAAGCCCAGCAAGTTCACCACTGCTCCTGCTTTGGCTATCCCCAAGGCCCTGAAGCACGCCGGTGTGACCCAGGACTCTATCGATGCCTTTGAGATCAACGAGGCCTTCAGTGTTGTGGCTCTTGCCAATCTGAAGCTTCTTGGTCTCTCTGAGGACAAGGTCAACATCCACGGTGGTGCGGTCGCCATTGGACACCCTCTCGGTGCCAGTGGTGCCCGCATTGTGTCTACCCTTCTCGGTGTCTTGAGCGCCAAGGGTGGCAAGCTTGGCTGCGTAGGCATCTGTAACGGTGGTGGCGGTGCCAGCGCCCTAGTGCTTGAGTCTATTTAA